From a single Solanum dulcamara chromosome 4, daSolDulc1.2, whole genome shotgun sequence genomic region:
- the LOC129886388 gene encoding protein MAINTENANCE OF PSII UNDER HIGH LIGHT 1 produces the protein MACAALSANSCTIASSSSGRLSFSTYQKDSKLRQRQSLVRFRIRSSIDDSDCNAEECAPDKEVGKVSMEWVAMDNTKVVGTFPPRKPRGWTGYVEKDTAGQTNIYSVEPAVYVAESAISSGTAGTSSDGAENTKAISAGIALISVAAASSILLQVGKNSPPLIQTVEYSGPSLSYYINKLKPTEIVQVSVTEAPTAPETEDVANAPEVETSAPEAPAPQVEVQSEAPQDTSSSSSNIS, from the exons ATGGCTTGTGCTGCTTTATCAGCAAACAGCTGCACCATAGCTTCATCTTCTAGCGGAAGATTGAGCTTTTCCACATACCAAAAGGACTCAAAATTGAGGCAGAGGCAGAGTCTCGTTCGATTCAGAATTCGATCTTCAATTGATGATTCTGATTGTAATGCTGAAGAATGTGCCCCAGATAAGGAG GTTGGGAAGGTGAGCATGGAATGGGTAGCCATGGATAACACCAAAGTGGTTGGGACATTTCCACCTCGTAAGCCGCGTGGCTGGACAGGGTATGTTGAGAAGGATACTGCTGGGCAGACAAATATATACTCTGTTGAG CCTGCAGTTTATGTAGCAGAAAGTGCTATCAGCTCAGGGACTGCAGGCACCTCATCTGATGGAGCAGAGAACACCAAAGCTATTTCAGCTGGGATAGCCTTAATCTCTGTTGCAGCTGCTTCATCAATTCTCCTTCAAGTTGGGAAGAACTCACCTCCTCTGATACAAACTGTAGAGTACTCGGGCCCATCCCTTAGCTATTATATTAACAAGCTTAAGCCCACGGAAATAGTCCAAGTTTCAGTAACCGAAGCCCCAACTGCACCAGAAACCGAAGACGTAGCAAATGCACCAGAAGTTGAAACCTCTGCTCCAGAAGCTCCTGCACCCCAAGTTGAGGTCCAATCTGAAGCCCCTCAGGACActtcaagttcaagttctaacATCTCTTAG
- the LOC129884710 gene encoding putative RING-H2 finger protein ATL69 — MSISNSPADSAISLKYGIALAVGILILISLIMFASYACLRVKLTGDFTPSSSSSSNGTTNNNYNIYSYFLGLDRPVIESFPKVVLGESKRLPSPISDENTCAICLCEYCAKDSVRCIPECRHCFHADCVDIWLRKSGTCPICRSSPASISAGSMPQPVPNYYSLNFV, encoded by the coding sequence ATGTCTATATCTAACTCACCTGCAGATTCTGCAATTAGCCTCAAATATGGTATCGCCCTTGCCGTCGGCATTTTGATTCTCATTTCCCTCATCATGTTTGCTTCCTACGCTTGTCTTCGTGTCAAATTAACCGGTGATTTTACGCCATCGTCGTCGTCTTCTTCCAATGGgactactaataataattacAACATCTATAGCTACTTCCTCGGATTGGATCGGCCTGTtatagagtcattccccaaagTAGTGTTGGGTGAAAGCAAGAGATTGCCCAGTCCGATTAGTGATGAGAATACATGCGCAATATGTTTGTGTGAATATTGTGCGAAGGATTCGGTTCGTTGTATACCGGAATGTCGTCATTGTTTTCACGCAGATTGTGTTGATATATGGTTGCGGAAGAGTGGGACTTGTCCGATCTGTAGGAGCTCTCCGGCTTCTATATCTGCAGGTTCAATGCCGCAGCCTGTGCCTAATTATTATTCGTTAAATTTTGTATAG
- the LOC129886385 gene encoding uncharacterized protein LOC129886385: MASRSSICLISYSEEIINGEPIYISSNCCPIKAHKYEPAGLSFHSAALRLVGHVEKEDPKDGKEDVPNDKEQTFTYSSESYSSKGKKKSSTGEKVQDHYALLGLSHLRYLASEDQIRKSYRDAALRHHPDKLASLLLAEETEAAKLAKKEEIENHFKAIQEAYEILMDPARRRIYDSTDEFDDEIPTECAPQDFFKVFGPAFLRNGRWSVTQPIPSLGDENTPIKEVDSFYNFWYSFKSWREFPHADEFDVEQAESRDHKRWMERQNAKLSEKARKEESARVRTLVDNAYRKDPRILGRKEAEKAEKQKKKEAKLLAKKLQEEEVVRIVEEEKRKKEEEGKKAAEAALQQKKLKEKEKKLLRKERSRLRTLAAPVLSQCLLGLTDDDVEGLCMSLDIEQLRNLCDKADGKGELVIAELLRGALGHEHNLKYENKDEKIKSQQNGSLESKKQVPLMSSEKKEKPWSKEEIDLLRKGMLKYPKGTSRRWEVISDYIGTARTVEEILKATKTVLLQKPDSAKAFDSFLEKRKPAPIIASPLSTRAEVEGVENSSKPESESTKLADSQESPSQKTNSQNTEDAPAANGVSSSSDLDIWSAVQEKALVQALKTFPKETNQRWERVATAVPGKTMNQCKKKFALLKENFRNKKNAV; this comes from the coding sequence ATGGCTTCCAGGAGTAGCATCTGTCTTATTTCATACTCAGAAGAGATTATAAATGGTGAACCAATCTATATTTCCTCTAACTGCTGTCCTATCAAAGCTCACAAATATGAGCCTGCTGGGCTTTCTTTTCACTCTGCTGCTCTTAGACTGGTTGGGCATGTTGAGAAAGAAGACCCCAAAGATGGTAAAGAAGATGTTCCTAATGACAAGGAACAGACATTTACCTATTCATCAGAATCATACAGTTCTAAGGGTAAAAAGAAGTCTTCTACCGGGGAAAAGGTACAAGATCATTATGCATTGTTAGGGTTGAGTCATCTAAGGTATCTTGCTTCTGAGGATCAGATAAGGAAGAGCTATCGTGATGCTGCATTGAGGCATCATCCTGACAAGCTGGCTTCTCTTCTTCTAGCTGAGGAAACTGAAGCTGCAAAACTAGCTAAGAAGGAGGAAATAGAAAACCACTTCAAAGCTATTCAGGAGGCATATGAGATTCTTATGGACCCTGCTAGAAGAAGGATTTATGACTCCACAGATGAATTTGATGATGAAATCCCAACTGAATGTGCTCcacaagatttttttaaggtcTTTGGGCCTGCATTTTTAAGGAATGGTCGTTGGTCTGTTACCCAACCTATCCCTTCATTAGGTGATGAGAATACTCCAATTAAAGAAGTGGATAGCTTTTATAACTTCTGGTACAGCTTCAAAAGCTGGAGAGAGTTCCCACATGCtgatgagtttgatgttgaaCAAGCTGAATCTCGTGATCACAAGAGGTGGATGGAAAGGCAGAATGCAAAACTTTCAGAGAAGGCCAGAAAGGAAGAATCCGCTAGGGTGCGTACACTTGTAGACAATGCCTATAGAAAAGACCCTAGAATCCTGGGAAGAAAAGAGGCAGAGAAAGCAGAGAAGCAGAAAAAGAAGGAAGCTAAACTACTTGCAAAGAAATTACAGGAGGAAGAAGTAGTTAGGATTGTTGAAGAGGAAAAGCGTAAGAAAGAGGAGGAGGGGAAAAAGGCTGCTGAAGCTGCTTTGCAGCAgaagaagttgaaggagaaagaaaagaaattattgCGAAAAGAGCGTAGTCGTTTAAGAACCCTTGCAGCTCCTGTTTTGTCTCAGTGTTTGCTTGGGCTAACTGATGATGATGTAGAAGGTCTATGCATGTCTCTTGACATTGAGCAACTGAGGAACTTATGTGATAAAGCCGATGGAAAGGGTGAGCTTGTGATAGCTGAACTTCTCAGGGGAGCACTTGGACATGAACACAACTTGAAATATGAGAATAAAGACGAAAAGATTAAATCACAGCAAAATGGTTCTCTGGAGAGTAAAAAACAAGTTCCTCTGATGAGCAGTGagaaaaaggagaaaccttggAGCAAAGAAGAAATTGATCTTTTGAGGAAGGGAATGCTGAAATATCCTAAAGGAACCTCTCGAAGATGGGAAGTTATTTCTGATTATATTGGTACTGCAAGGACAGTTGAAGAGATCTTGAAGGCTACAAAAACAGTTCTGCTCCAAAAGCCCGACTCTGCTAAAGCCTTTGACTCCTTCCTTGAGAAAAGAAAGCCAGCACCGATTATTGCCTCTCCTCTTTCCACTAGGGCAGAAGTAGAGGGAGTAGAAAACAGTAGCAAGCCTGAAAGCGAAAGTACTAAATTAGCTGATTCTCAGGAGTCCCCTAGTCAAAAGACAAACAGCCAGAACACAGAGGACGCACCTGCAGCAAACGGGGTTTCCTCGAGTTCCGATTTGGACATATGGTCTGCTgttcaagagaaagctttagtTCAAGCTCTGAAAACCTTCCCCAAGGAAACCAACCAGCGTTGGGAACGAGTTGCAACTGCAGTCCCTGGGAAGACCATGAACCAGTGTAAAAAAAAGTTTGCATTACTCAAAGAGAACTTCAGGAACAAGAAAAATGCAGTGTGA
- the LOC129886387 gene encoding cytochrome P450 98A2-like — protein sequence MAIPLAAAIPLAFIFTYIVYNLYYRLRFKLPPGPAPWPVVGNLYQIKPVRFRCFYEWAETYGPVISVWFGSTLNVVVSSSELAKEVLKEKDQQLADRHRSRSAAKFSRDGQDLIWADYGPHYVKVRKVCTIELFTPKRLESLRPIREDEVTAMVESIYRDCTNPDNMGKSLLVKKYLGAVAFNNITRLAFGKRFVNFEGVMDEQGNEFKAIVANGLKLGASLAMAEHIPWLRWMFPLDEDAFSKHGARRDRLTRAIMEEHTLARQKSGGAAKQHFFDALLTLQQKYDLSEDTLIGLLWDMITAGMDTTAISVEWAMAEVIKNPRVQQKAQEELDQVIGYERVMNETDFPNLPYLQCVAKEALRLHPPTPLMLPHRANANVKIGGYDIPKGSNVHVNVWAVARDPKVWENPLEFRPERFHEEDVDMKGHDFRLLPFGAGRRVCPGAQLGINLVTSMLGHLLHHFHWTPSNGMSPEEIDMGENPGLVTYMRTPLQAVATPRLPAELYKRIAVDM from the exons ATGGCTATTCCCTTAGCTGCTGCAATTCCTCTAGCTTTCATTTTCACATACATAGTTTATAACCTTTACTACCGTCTCCGATTCAAGCTCCCGCCGGGCCCAGCTCCATGGCCCGTCGTCGGAAACCTATACCAGATTAAGCCCGTGAGGTTCCGATGTTTTTACGAGTGGGCGGAAACGTACGGGCCTGTAATCTCGGTTTGGTTCGGATCGACCTTAAACGTCGTCGTTTCTAGCTCGGAGTTAGCGAAGGAAGTTCTGAAAGAAAAGGACCAGCAGTTGGCTGATCGGCACAGGAGCAGATCGGCGGCGAAGTTTAGCAGAGATGGACAAGATCTGATATGGGCTGATTATGGGCCTCATTATGTTAAGGTTAGAAAGGTTTGTACTATTGAGCTTTTTACGCCTAAAAGGCTTGAATCCCTTAGGCCTATTCGAGAAGATGAAGTCACTGCCATGGTGGAGTCCATTTACAGAGATTGCACTAATCCTG ATAACATGGGGAAGAGTCTGCTAGTGAAGAAGTATCTTGGAGCAGTGGCCTTCAACAACATAACAAGGCTTGCCTTTGGGAAGAGGTTTGTGAATTTTGAAGGTGTAATGGATGAACAAGGAAACGAGTTCAAGGCGATTGTTGCCAATGGATTGAAGCTTGGAGCATCCCTTGCCATGGCCGAACACATCCCATGGCTTCGTTGGATGTTTCCTCTTGATGAGGACGCTTTTTCTAAGCACGGGGCACGTAGAGACCGTCTCACCCGAGCTATTATGGAGGAGCACACCCTTGCTCGCCAAAAGAGTGGAGGAGCCGCCAAGCAGCACTTCTTTGATGCATTGTTGACCCTCCAACAGAAATATGACCTAAGTGAAGACACTCTCATTGGCTTACTTTGG GACATGATCACAGCAGGAATGGACACAACTGCAATCTCTGTTGAATGGGCAATGGCTGAGGTGATCAAGAATCCAAGAGTGCAGCAGAAGGCTCAAGAAGAGCTCGACCAAGTGATCGGCTACGAGCGTGTGATGAACGAAACAGACTTCCCCAACCTCCCATACCTGCAATGCGTGGCCAAGGAAGCGCTAAGGCTGCACCCTCCAACTCCTCTAATGCTCCCACACAGAGCCAACGCTAACGTCAAGATTGGTGGCTACGACATCCCTAAGGGATCCAACGTGCACGTTAATGTCTGGGCAGTTGCTCGCGACCCCAAGGTGTGGGAAAACCCGTTAGAGTTCAGACCAGAGAGGTTCCATGAGGAAGATGTGGACATGAAGGGGCATGATTTTAGGCTACTCCCATTTGGGGCTGGTAGAAGAGTCTGTCCAGGGGCACAATTGGGTATCAACTTGGTCACATCTATGTTGGGCCATCTGTTGCACCATTTTCATTGGACTCCTTCTAATGGCATGAGCCCAGAGGAGATTGATATGGGTGAGAACCCTGGGCTTGTTACCTACATGAGGACTCCATTACAGGCTGTTGCCACTCCCAGATTGCCAGCTGAGTTGTATAAACGAATTGCAGTCGACAtgtaa
- the LOC129884709 gene encoding probable serine/threonine-protein kinase PBL5 — protein MEEYNKSLEMLVVLKQCEVHKVKFQIQVQAGNSRKVVAVLAIKRLEPTWIILDREMKKEKRYFMEKLSCGISKLKSDNSIEDVRGPLRSMENTLTRNTFSYDEMIPGDDDDSSQELPYVQQNSKVSSRTRTSSKEQASSIPGKPCSDFCEKSVKRFSSNDLVDPSSSLSTTGNSPSHVSNDQNQKHQNIKDKNKEEIIFNDQYLYDVISEKSECSFCGNRRPKMRLHKDFSYKELEEATKGFSNENFLSEGGFGSVYKGYLKNIGLRVAVKQHNDMSLQGDKEFKSEVEVLSKARHPNLVMLLGSCSQGSRKLLVYEYVCYGSLDKFLSGDIRMSLNWERRLKIALGVARGLEYLHKHNIIHRDIRPNNILITHDHESLLGDFGLAKAAYDESQNSSGNNVVGTIGYMAPEYAAGGKFSTKTDVYAFGVVLLQLITGLKNTDKYLKDKSLVEWAMPLLEQKNYPRLIDKRIVDSHDFHQLFWMVELAGKCLEKDPDKRNAMEWVVKILSDIMEGNADTSIDFNTKGNNEDDKILGTVTTTSSFSTDRTCSSKRWSPSSSNSTHEEFERRKIPLKHKGPSPNKSRLLYKEMIH, from the exons ATGGAAGAATATAATAAGAGTTTGGAGATGTTAGTTGTGTTGAAACAATGTGAAGTTCACAAG GTCAAGTTTCAGATACAAGTTCAAGCTGGAAATTCAAGAAAGGTGGTTGCTGTTTTAGCAATCAAAAGGCTGGAACCCACTTGGATTATTCTAGATAG ggaaatgaaaaaagagaagaggTACTTTATGGAGAAGCTATCATGTGGAATATCAAAATTGAAAAGTGACAACTCCATAGAAGATGTGAGAGGGCCACTAAGATCAATGGAGAATACCCTTACTAGAAATACATTTtcatatgatgaaatgataccggGAGACGATGATGATTCATCACAAGAACTTCCTTATGTTCAACAAA ACTCGAAAGTTAGCTCTCGTACGAGAACCTCAAGCAAAGAACAGGCAAGTAGTATTCCGGGGAAGCCCTGTTCAGATTTTTGTGAAAAGTCAGTTAAAAGATTTTCTTCAAATGACTTAGTAGATCCAAGTTCAAGCTTGTCAACAACCGGAAACTCACCGTCCCACGTCTCTAATGACCAAAACCAAAAGCATCAAAATATCAAGGACAAAAACAAAGAGGAAATCATATTCAATGATCAATATTTGTATGATGTAATATCCGAAAAATCTGAATGTTCCTTTTGTGGGAACAGAAGACCGAAAATGAGATTGCATAAGGACTTCAGTTATAAGGAGCTTGAAGAAGCAACAAAAGGATTTTCCAATGAGAACTTTCTATCAGAAGGTGGATTTGGTTCTGTTTATAAAGGGTATTTAAAGAATATTGGGCTAAGAGTTGCTGTGAAGCAGCATAATGATATGAGCCTTCAAGGGGATAAGGAATTCAAGTCTGAAGTTGAGGTTCTTAGCAAGGCCAGGCATCCAAATTTGGTTATGTTATTAGGGTCTTGCTCCCAAGGAAGCCGAAAGTTGCTTGTCTATGAGTATGTTTGCTATGGTTCTCTAGACAAATTCTTGTCAG GGGATATTAGAATGTCTCTCAATTGGGAGAGGAGGCTAAAAATAGCTTTAGGTGTTGCCAGAGGCTTAGAATATCTTCATAAACACAACATCATTCACAGAGATATTAGGCCTAACAACATCCTCATCACACATGATCATGAATCACTG CTAGGAGATTTTGGACTTGCAAAAGCGGCGTATGATGAATCACAAAATTCTTCTGGTAACAACGTGGTTGGCACTATTGGATATATGGCACCAGAATATGCAGCAGGTGGAAAGTTCTCAACTAAAACAGATGTTTATGCTTTTGGGGTTGTTCTGCTGCAGCTTATCACTGGACTCAAGAACACAGACAAATATCTTAAAGATAAAAGTCTTGTTGAATGG GCAATGCCTCTTTTGGAGCAGAAGAATTATCCACGTCTAATCGATAAAAGGATTGTGGATTCCCATGATTTCCATCAGCTATTTTGGATGGTTGAGTTAGCAGGAAAATGTCTCGAAAAGGATCCTGACAAGAGGAATGCCATGGAATGG GTGGTTAAGATTTTGAGTGATATAATGGAAGGAAATGCTGATACTTCTATAGACTTCAACACCAAAGGCAATAATGAAGATGATAAAATTCTAGGAACAGTAACAACAACTTCTTCATTTTCAACTGACAGAACATGTTCATCCAAAAGGTGGAGTCCTTCATCATCCAATAGTACTCAtgaagaatttgaaagaaggaagATTCCTCTCAAACATAAAGGACCATCTCCAAACAAAAGCAGACTACTTTATAAAGAGATGATTCATTGA
- the LOC129886389 gene encoding protein LNK4-like, with product MEWFDGIDDGDLLDPKRVDGFSPSSDRWPQWDSTPFGSFKSEMKRNNIRSYVGAEDCKVTGNGLSNDVDMNFGIHEEPFDNPASQSSCCDMDQWSSYPPEQLEFHLDNLTSIDQLDDVFLSSLLEDSPTGIDACDDSSELSTDSRCSMLLDDDQVRDMTSNGCAGTAKHFSDHAFTSPVNWESREVNNSYLLKKALQAEVAVNLEHDKGDNRVSDEDISMEESVLQHLENLTSQLTEETRICFRDSLYRLADNSKHDACQSRNAMPDQDSTWFSKEENRELQTNAIDRTVANFLFSNVEFGASEGSSLDFTEATNIRRHSGGGMLWNISPGSPGCDAPTFNG from the exons ATGGAGTGGTTTGATGGCATTGATGATGGTGATCTTCTTGATCCTAAAAGAGTAGATGGTTTTTCACCATCTTCTGATAGATGGCCACAGTGGGACTCAACACCGTTTGGGAGTTTCAAGTCAGAAATGAAAAGGAACAATATAAGGTCATATGTTGGAGCTGAGGATTGTAAAGTGACCGGGAATGGCCTATCTAATGACGTTGACATGAACTTTGGAATTCATGAGGAGCCTTTTGATAATCCAGCTAGCCAATCTTCATGCTGTGACATGGACCAATGGTCTTCATATCCACCTGAGCAGCTGGAATTTCATCTTGATAACTTGACCTCAATCGATCAGTTGGATGATGTGTTCCT AAGTTCCTTACTCGAAGACTCTCCAACTGGAATTGATGCGTGTGATGATTCATCTGAATTATCAACAGATTCCCGTTGTAGCATGCTGCTGGATGATGATCAAGTAAGAGATATGACAAGCAACGGTTGTGCTGGTACTGCCAAACATTTCTCTGACCATGCTTTTACTTCACCAGTGAATTGGGAGAGTCGAGAAGTTAACAATTCTTATTTGCTGAAAAAG GCACTACAAGCAGAGGTTGCCGTAAATTTGGAGCATGATAAAGGAGATAATAGAGTGAGTGATGAGGATATATCCATGGAGGAATCTGTCCTACAGCACCTCGAAAATCTCACATCTCAG CTGACAGAGGAAACCAGAATCTGCTTCCGGGATTCTCTATATCGTCTTGCAGATAATTCAAAACACGATGCATGTCAGAGTAGGAATGCTATGCCAGATCAAGATTCTACGTG GTTCAGCAAAGAAGAGAACAGAGAATTGCAGACGAATGCCATTGACAGAACTGTTGCCAACTTTTTGTTCAGCAATGTTGAGTTTGGTGCTTCTGAAGGCTCATCATTGGACTTTACTGAAGCCACCAACATAAGACGGCATTCAGGAGGTGGTATGTTGTGGAATATCTCACCAGGTTCCCCCGGTTGTGATGCCCCTACTTTTAACGGATAA
- the LOC129886386 gene encoding 65-kDa microtubule-associated protein 5: protein MSINGSSPLSLSKSATTTCGSLLQELQEIWDEIGESDSERDRKLLQVEQECLDIYRRNVDKERKYKAELHLSLAEAEAEISKLVSSLGEQVSLPMSGKMKGTLKQKLAVIDPVLKDIRTKKHERIKEFLNIETQIAAICAEIAGNDTVISPTDIQVSEQDLTTKRLAELKSHLQELQSEKNLRLQRVNSYMSAIHELTVVMSLDFKKIIANINPILANHLSVQSKSISNETLASLTSEVNSLKQLKQQRLERLQDLGSSLIELWNLMDMPMEEQLRFNHITSLVSSSIDKITRQGYLAIHIVEQAEVEVERLNSLKTSKLRELIFKRQNELEEIYRNVHMDVDSETARQILIQLMESGSDLSDLLSSMDVQVVKAKEQAASRKEVLDKMEKWKHASQEESWLDEYEKDDNRYSAGKGVHINLKRAEKARILVSKIPSLVENLTARVKAWEKERGMPFLYHKAPLLHTLEEYIISRQEKQEEKRRSREQKRLQDQFAAEQETIYGSKSAKKPLGNANTVPGTPNSRRMSTPSGRYGASIGKEKRGSGHVGAVIPVNYVALAKDDQKSG from the exons ATGTCAATTAATGGTTCCTCTCCGCTCTCTCTTTCTAAGTCGGCCACTACTACTTGTGGCTCTCTTCTTCAAGAATTGCAG gaaatatgggatgaGATTGGAGAGAGTGACAGTGAGAGGGATAGAAAGCTTCTTCAGGTTGAGCAGGAATGCCTCGACATTTACCGTAGAAATGTTGATAAGGAGAGAAAATACAAAGCTGAGCTGCATCTGTCATTAGCTGAGGCTGAGGCAGAAATTTCCAAACTTGTTTCTTCCCTTGGAGAACAAGTTTCTTTGCCAATG TCCGGAAAGATGAAAGGTACCCTTAAGCAGAAATTGGCTGTTATTGATCCTGTGTTAAAAGACATAAGGACAAAGAAACATGAAAGGATTAAGGAATTCTTGAACATAGAAACACAGATAGCTGCGATTTGTGCAGAAATAGCAGGAAATGACACAGTTATTAGTCCCACAGATATTCAAGTTAGTGAACAAGACTTGACAACTAAGAGATTGGCAGAACTGAAGTCACATCTTCAGGAACTTCAGTCTGAAAAG AACCTCCGTTTGCAACGAGTGAATAGCTATATGAGCGCAATTCATGAACTTACAGTAGTTATGTCACTTGATTTCAAGAAGATAATAGCTAATATCAATCCAATCTTGGCAAATCATTTGAGTGTACAATCAAAGAGCATAAGCAATGAAACACTTGCTAGCTTGACAAGTGAAGTCAATTCACTGAAGCAATTGAAACAGCAGCGGCTAGAAAGG CTTCAAGATCTTGGCAGCTCTCTAATAGAACTTTGGAACCTCATGGACATGCCAATGGAGGAACAACTGAGGTTTAACCATATTACTTCCTTAGTTTCTTCCTCTATTGATAAGATAACTAGACAAGGATACCTTGCCATTCACATTGTTGAGCAG GCTGAAGTGGAAGTTGAGCGTTTAAATTCTCTAAAGACCAGTAAGCTGAGAGAATTGATATTTAAGAGACAAAATGAGCTCGAGGAAATCTATAGGAATGTTCATATGGATGTAGATAGTGAGACTGCACGCCAGATTTTAATCCAGCTTATGGAGTCTG GCAGTGATCTCTCTGATCTGCTTTCAAGCATGGATGTTCAAGTGGTGAAAGCCAAAGAGCAAGCTGCAAGCAGGAAAGAAGTATTAGATAAAATGGAGAAGTGGAAACATGCATCTCAAGAGGAAAGCTGGCTTGATGAGTATGAAAAG GATGATAATCGTTATAGTGCTGGGAAAGGTGTTCACATCAATTTGAAACGTGCAGAGAAAGCACGGATTTTGGTCAGCAAAATACCAT CTCTTGTTGAAAACTTGACTGCCAGGGTAAAGGCCTGGGAGAAGGAGAGAGGAATGCCATTTTTGTATCACAAA GCCCCTCTATTGCATACTTTGGAAGAGTACATCATCTCGCGACAGGAAAAGCAAGAAGAGAAACGTAGATCTCGG GAACAAAAGCGACTCCAAGATCAATTTGCTGCAGAACAAGAAACAATCTACGGTTCAAAGTCTGCCAAGAAACCTCTGGGTAATGCTAACACAGTGCCTGGGACTCCAAATAGCCGGCGTATGTCTACACCTTCAGGTCGTTATGGTGCGTCCATAGGGAAGGAAAAGAGAGGGAGTGGTCATGTTGGTGCTGTAATACCCGTAAACTATGTAGCTCTTGCAAAGGATGATCAGAAATCTGGATGA
- the LOC129884711 gene encoding cytosolic sulfotransferase 15, with translation MTSITNFLKSKPITEKAQSEEESDEFLACLPKEKGWRTPNLFLFQGFWCQPKEIRAIISIQNHFIAQDTDLIIATIPKSGTTWLKALTFAIVNRNNFSVHHQHHPLLTNNPHELVPFLEYKLYADCNRLPDLSLLPSPRLVATHVPVGALPDSIKTSNCKIVYICRNPFDTFVSIWHYLNKIKPESQGPLSIEEAFDLYCRGVIGYGPYWDHMLGYWRETASNKVLFLKYEEMKVDACNQLKKLGEFLGFPFTKEEEKEGVIEDISSLCSFQNMKDLQVNKNGRGAISDFENKDLFRKGEIGDWMNYFTPSMFQRLSNVMEEKLQGSGLTFTLC, from the coding sequence ATGACAAGCATCACAAATTTCCTCAAAAGCAAACCCATCACTGAAAAAGCTCAAAGTGAAGAAGAGAGTGATGAGTTTCTTGCTTGTCTTCCCAAAGAAAAAGGCTGGAGAACACCAAATTTGTTCCTCTTCCAAGGCTTTTGGTGTCAACCCAAAGAAATTCGAGCCATAATTTCTATACAAAATCACTTTATAGCTCAAGATACCGATTTAATCATCGCCACCATACCAAAATCCGGCACCACTTGGCTAAAAGCACTCACATTCGCCATTGTTAACCGAAACAACTTCAGTGTTCACCATCAACATCACCCTTTGCTTACTAACAATCCTCATGAACTCGTACCCTTCCTTGAGTACAAGCTTTACGCCGATTGTAACCGTCTACCTGATCTCTCTCTGCTTCCTTCTCCGAGACTCGTCGCGACTCATGTCCCTGTCGGAGCATTACCCGATTCGATTAAGACTTCAAATTGCAAAATCGTTTACATCTGTAGGAACCCTTTTGATACTTTTGTATCAATTTGGCACTACCTTAACAAAATCAAACCCGAATCACAGGGCCCGCTTTCAATTGAGGAAGCATTCGATTTATATTGCAGGGGAGTTATAGGGTATGGTCCTTACTGGGACCATATGTTGGGTTACTGGAGAGAAACTGCATCAAACAAGGTGTTGTTCTTGAAATATGAAGAGATGAAAGTAGATGCATGTAATCAATTGAAGAAATTAGGTGAGTTTTTGGGGTTTCCTTTTACAAAGGAGGAGGAAAAGGAAGGAGTAATTGAAGATATCTCAAGTCTGTGTAGTTTCCAGAATATGAAAGATTTGCAGGTGAATAAGAATGGGAGAGGAGCAATTTCAGACTTTGAAAACAAAGATTTGTTTAGGAAAGGTGAGATTGGGGATTGGATGAATTATTTTACACCTTCCATGTTTCAGAGGCTTTCCAATGTTATGGAAGAGAAATTACAAGGCTCAGGGCTTACCTTCACACTCTGTTGA